From a single Nicotiana tomentosiformis chromosome 2, ASM39032v3, whole genome shotgun sequence genomic region:
- the LOC104092522 gene encoding geraniol 8-hydroxylase-like, which translates to MENVTILLGLLFIWILVYGVMSLGRSKNKKRLAPGPFPLPIIGNLHLLGDKPHISLAKLSKIHGPIMNLKLGQINTVVISSSVLAREVMQKRDLAFANRSVADALRARNHSDFSVVFLPVNSRWRTLRKIMNSNIFSGNKLDANQHLRTKKIQELVDHCHKSAKNGETVDIGRAAFRTSLNLLSNTIFSKDLSDPFSDSAKEFKDLVWSIMVEAGKPNLVDYFPFLVKIDPQGIRRRMTDHFTKILDLMSGLIDERLKERKLRNHANVDVLDALLNISHDSPEELDRNLIEQMCLDLFAAGTDTTSNTLEWAMAELLQNPHILEKAQEELAQMIGRGKLVDEADIAQLPYLRCIVKETLRIHPALPFLIPRKVEEDVELCGYIVPKDSQVLVNVWAIGRDSGLWENPLVFKPERFWESEIDVRGQDFELIPFGAGRRICPGLPLAIRMIPVALGSLLNTLNWKLQGGIAPKDLDMEEKFGITLGKAQPLLATPLIPL; encoded by the exons atggagaaCGTGACCATTTTGCTAGGATTGTTGTTCATATGGATTTTGGTGTATGGAGTGATGTCACTTGGGAGAAGCAAAAACAAGAAGAGACTTGCACCAGGTCCATTCCCGTTGCCTATTATTGGAAATCTTCACTTGCTTGGTGACAAACCCCACATATCACTAGCTAAACTCTCAAAAATTCATGGTCCAATTATGAATCTCAAATTAGGCCAAATAAACACAGTGGTCATTTCCTCATCAGTGTTGGCAAGAGAAGTCATGCAAAAGCGAGATTTAGCCTTTGCCAACAGGTCTGTCGCAGACGCGCTACGTGCCCGCAATCACTCTGATTTCTCTGTTGTTTTTCTACCTGTCAACTCTCGCTGGAGAACACTTCGCAAGATTATGAACTCTAACATCTTCTCAG GTAACAAGCTCGATGCTAATCAGCATCTCCGAACTAAAAAGATCCAGGAGCTAGTTGATCATTGTCACAAGAGTGCCAAAAATGGTGAAACAGTGGATATTGGCAGAGCAGCTTTTAGAACTTCCTTGAATTTGCTGTCAAACACCATTTTCTCTAAAGATTTGAGTGACCCATTTTCTGATTCTGCCAAGGAATTTAAGGACTTGGTGTGGAGCATTATGGTCGAGGCTGGTAAACCCAATTTGGTGGACTATTTTCCCTTTCTTGTGAAAATTGATCCACAAGGTATAAGGCGGCGCATGACCGATCATTTTACTAAGATTCTTGACCTTATGAGTGGTTTGATTGATGAGCGGCTAAAGGAAAGGAAACTGAGAAACCATGCAAATGTTGATGTTTTAGATGCCCTTCTTAACATTAGCCACGATAGCCCTGAAGAGCTTGACAGGAATCTCATCGAGCAAATGTGTCTG GACTTGTTTGCAGCAGGTACTGATACAACATCAAATACATTGGAGTGGGCAATGGCAGAACTACTCCAGAATCCACATATTTTGGAGAAAGCCCAAGAAGAACTTGCACAAATGATTGGCAGAGGTAAACTAGTAGATGAAGCTGATATTGCACAGCTACCTTACTTGCGATGCATCGTGAAAGAAACCTTACGAATACACCCGGCGCTTCCTTTCCTAATTCCGCGCAAAGTGGAGGAAGATGTTGAGCTTTGTGGTTATATTGTCCCAAAAGACTCGCAAGTTCTAGTGAATGTGTGGGCAATTGGGCGCGACTCTGGCCTATGGGAAAATCCTTTGGTCTTTAAGCCAGAGAGGTTCTGGGAGTCAGAAATAGATGTTCGAGGTCAGGATTTTGAGCTCATACCATTTGGTGCTGGTCGGAGAATTTGCCCTGGATTGCCTTTAGCTATCAGGATGATTCCAGTAGCACTAGGTTCATTGCTAAATACGTTAAACTGGAAGCTACAAGGTGGAATTGCACCTAAAGATTTGGACATGGAGGAAAAATTTGGTATTACCTTGGGAAAAGCCCAACCTCTGCTCGCCACTCCATTAATCCCACTCTAG
- the LOC138905613 gene encoding uncharacterized protein, translating into MAWISFPGLLPTFFVKETLFSLATAVGRPVCLDAATTNKTRPSCARVKVFVDLLAELPKKVRLDIDDEASGGVRIEWMRIQYDMLPKYCKECKLQGHDEIKCWRLHPEPIENRSTKKRNDLAELNNWNTTADEQGKTKNHTTPLMILTSEKVAGNVGEQWKEVRDNRGTNKNNKTQVHNNVALVEVEEDQTNKVQTRNKFAVLEKEQSDINENNQLGETPVFSSKDGPTPSGFNSGQIEDLDEVNSTKVLWSDAVEVKDDQLGKTKTTEDRVKKDNKPSSPGDRLAMPGLKPGSPGVRLATPGLKPGSPGVRLATPALKLGSPDEAATVNPNLSATGEILAYVDSVASYV; encoded by the exons ATGGCGTGGATTTCTTTTCCTGGACTGCTTCCTACCTTTTTTGTAAAGGAAACTCTGTTTTCTTTGGCTACAGCTGTGGGAAGGCCTGTGTGTCTTGACGCCGCAACTACAAACAAAACTAGGCCGAGTTGCGCAAGAGTAAAAGTTTTTGTCGATTtattggccgaactacctaaaaaggtgcgattggatattgatgatgaagccTCTGGTGGTGTTCGAATAGAATGGATGAGAATTCAGTATGACATGCTACCAAAATATTGTAAGGAGTGTAAACTACAAGGACATGATGAAATTAAATGTTGGCGTTTGCACCCCGAGCCTATTGAGAATCGAAGTACCAAGAAAAGGAATGATCTTGCTGAGTTGAACAACTGGAATACTACTGCTGATGAACAAGGAAAAACCAAAAATCACACTACCCCTTTAATGATTCTTACGAGCGAAAAAGTAGCCGGGAACGTAGGTGAACAGTGGAAGGAAGTTCGGGATAATCGGggaaccaacaaaaataacaaaacccaG GTGCACAATAACGTTGCACTGGTGGAGGTCGAAGAAGATCAGACAAACAAGGTTCAAACAAGGAATAAATTTGCAGTATTAGAGAAGGAACAAAGTGATATAAATGAGAACAACCAACTGGGGGAAACACCAGTCTTCAGTTCTAAAGATGGTCCTACTCCTTCTGGATTCA attcTGGGCAAATTGAGGATCTTGATGAGGTAAACTCTACAAAGGTCTTATGGAGTGATGCAGTTGAGGTTAAGGATGATCAGCTGGGCAAAACAAAGACAACAGAAGACAGGGTGAAGAAGGACAACAAGCCAAgctcacctggcgataggctggcgatgccaggcctaaagccaggctccccgggcgttaggctggcgacgccaggactaaagccaggctccccgggcgttaggctggcgacgccagccCTAAAGCTAGGTTCACCTGACGAGGCAGCTACAGTAAACCCCAACCTTAGTGCCACTGGAGAAATTTTGGCCTATGTAGATAGTGTTGCGTCGTATGTCTAA